Within the Thermanaeromonas toyohensis ToBE genome, the region TTCGGCTAACATCCGGCGGACCGTTTTTTCCGAATTAGCGTAGGAAAGGGTAAAATCAGGATAATCGTGGATGGTTTCTGAGCGTACTACGGGAATGCCATAATCCTGCGTTAGGGTTTCGGCCAGGACAGCCGCCACCTGGACCACACCACCGTTTTGACCAGGAAGCTTTTCAGCTCCCTGGCTGGGTGCGTAGGATTCTGCGTTATGGGTGTTATAAATAGCTACGAGGGGGTGCTTGCGGCCCTCTTCTAGCTGAGTAATATCTATGGGTGGAGGAGGCGGGGGACTTTCCAGTATGCCCGGGGAAGGATACTCTTCTTCCTCGGCAGTTAACATCTTGACTAGGCCCGGGGCTAGGGCTTGAAGGTAAAAAGGCCATAAATTCCCTTCCTCAGGACGAGGAGGTTGGGAAGCCCTCAGCACAAGGGTGGGTAGACCGGCGTAGAGAACCCTTTCCCAAAAAGAAGAAGGTAGGGAGAAGGAAAAGGTGGCTAAGGTTTGTGGGATCTTAAGAAGATTTAAGGAGCGCGCCCCAAGTATAACCAATAAAAAAACAACTAAAATCCGAAAGAGATTTCTTTTCAAGGGCTTATCCCCCCTCGCTACACCCATTTTATTCCTCCCCCATCCTTTTTAGACCAGGTTGGATGACAAGGAATTAAAGCTTGGAAGGGAAAATATAGTGTTGAAGCCTAAGATTTTTAAGGAGGGAGTTTCTTTGACAGAAAATAAGCTTAAAGAACTCCTTGAAGGTGTATACGCAAGGAAGATAAGTCCTGAGGAGGCTCTAAACCAGATAAAAAAGTTAAGTTATGAAGAATTAGGATTCGCCAAGATCGACCATCACCGGGCCTTGCGCCAGGGTTTTCCTGAGGTTATTTTTGGGCCTGGAAAAACCAAGGATCAAATTTTAACTATATGTCGTCGGCTTTATGCAGCAGGGAGTACAGTATTAGTAACCAGAACCACGGAAGAGGTTTTCCAGGCCATCTGCGCTGAACTACCTTCGGCTCAGTTTAACCCCTTGGCCCGAACTATAGTCATACCTGCCGGAGAGATTCCTCCTACAGGAGGTAAAGTGACTGTTTTAAGCGCGGGTACAGCGGATCTGCCAGTAGCTGAAGAGGCAGCAGTTACGGCAGAAGTCATGGGTAACGAGGTGGAAAGAATTTATGATGTAGGAGTAGCAGGTCTCCACCGGTTGCTGGACCAGATGGATAAA harbors:
- the larB gene encoding nickel pincer cofactor biosynthesis protein LarB — its product is MTENKLKELLEGVYARKISPEEALNQIKKLSYEELGFAKIDHHRALRQGFPEVIFGPGKTKDQILTICRRLYAAGSTVLVTRTTEEVFQAICAELPSAQFNPLARTIVIPAGEIPPTGGKVTVLSAGTADLPVAEEAAVTAEVMGNEVERIYDVGVAGLHRLLDQMDKVREADVIIVVAGMEGALASVVAGMVSQPVIAVPTSVGYGASFGGLAALLTMLNSCAIGVGVVNIDNGFGAAALATAITRRKR
- the spoIIP gene encoding stage II sporulation protein P; this translates as MKRNLFRILVVFLLVILGARSLNLLKIPQTLATFSFSLPSSFWERVLYAGLPTLVLRASQPPRPEEGNLWPFYLQALAPGLVKMLTAEEEEYPSPGILESPPPPPPIDITQLEEGRKHPLVAIYNTHNAESYAPSQGAEKLPGQNGGVVQVAAVLAETLTQDYGIPVVRSETIHDYPDFTLSYANSEKTVRRMLAENPSIQIVLDIHRDAGLKQPPVAYINNQEVAQILIIVGSNARLEHPNWRQNEVFAQKLAAKMDKLYPGLSRGIRVQQGRYNQHLHPRALLLEIGSSNNTLDQAERSAKLLARVIAEVLQDLKHENPLKQPES